The genome window TTCGGTCTCTATCCGCCGTGCGCGTTGAAACTTGAGAAAGGCTGACCCTAGTACGAGAGGACCGGGTTGGACATACCTCTGGTGGGCCAGTTGTCACGCCCGTGGCATGGCTGGTTGGCTACGTATGGGAGGGATAACCGCTGAAAGCATCTAAGCGGGAAGCCTGTTTCGAGATGAGGTTTCGTTTGAGGTTCCCTGTAGACGACGGGGTTGATAGGCCGGATCTGGACAGCATGTGAGTGTTGGAGGTGACCGGTACTAATTGGCCGAGCGCGAACATTTTGGCAGCCCCGGTTGTGGGGTTGTGTTTGTGTGGTTTACTTGTTGCGTTGACACACCGTGTGTGTTGAGGGTTTTTGCGTCCACTGTGCAGTGTCTGGAATGGCACGGCATGCCGGGTCCTGACTGTTGTGGTCGGGGGTTTCGGGTGTGTGTTGTTTCGTGTGTTTTGTCGGTGGTTTTAGCGGCGGGGTCACGCCCGGTCCCTTTCCGAACCCGGAAGCTAAGCCTGCCTGCGCCGATGGTACTGCACCTGGGAGGGTGTGGGAGAGTAGGACGCCGCCGGCATTTAAACGAATAGAGTGAGCGGGGAGGGAGGTATGCCAGACTGGTGTATCTCCCTCCCCGTTTTCTGCATGCAGGCGTGTGGTCTGCGTGCGTCGGGACGTTGTCCCTGCGCAGAGCCTCCCCGTTCGGCTCTGCCCGCTGGTTGTCGAGTACACCGGTGACCTCTAGAATCGGGGCAGTTGAGCTGATTCCAGAAAGGTACCTGATGAGCGAGTCTTCCGGCACGAGCGGTTCCCGCGGCAATAGCCGCGAGAACGGTCGGCCTTCCCACGGCGGCGATCGTCGTCCGCAGAGCGACCGAGGCAACCGGGGAAACTACCGCGGTAACTCGAACCAGCGCGACGACCGCCGTGGGGGATACAACGGCGATCGGCGTGATGATCGTCGTGGTGGGTACAACAGTGATCGTCGTGATGACCGTCGTGATGATCGGCGCGGTGGCTATCAGGGAGACCGTCGGGATGATCGGCGCGGTGGCTATCAGGGAGACCGTCGGGATGATCGGCGCGGTGGCTATCAGGGAGACCGTCGGGATGATCGGCGCGGTAGCTACCAGGGTGATCGGCGAGATGACCGTCGCGACGACCGTCGCGGGGGTTACCAGGGCGACCGTCGTGATGACCGTCGTGGTGGGTACAACAGTGATCGGCGGGATGACCGTCGCGGGGGTTACCAGGGCGACCGTCGTCGCGATGATCGCCGGGACAACCGGGGCGGAGGACAGCGGAACGACAACGGGATGCGTCCCGATGGTCGTCGCCGGGACCACCACAACGGCCCACAGCGTTCGGGTTACCGTGAGAACCGCGTCAACGACCGGGTCAACGAGCCGGAGATCCCCGCGGACATCAGCCCGAAGGAGCTCGATCCCGCGGTCCGTCAGGAGCTGCGGAGCCTCTCCAAGGACAATGCCGACAAGGTCGCCGGTCACCTGATCATGGCGGCGGCGTTGATGGATTCTGACAGCGTCAAAGCTCTGGCGCACGCCCGCGCAGCGAAGGAGCGCGGCGGTCGCGTATCCATCACCCGCGAAACCCTCGGCATCGCTGCGTACCAT of Corynebacterium terpenotabidum Y-11 contains these proteins:
- a CDS encoding tetratricopeptide repeat protein — translated: MSESSGTSGSRGNSRENGRPSHGGDRRPQSDRGNRGNYRGNSNQRDDRRGGYNGDRRDDRRGGYNSDRRDDRRDDRRGGYQGDRRDDRRGGYQGDRRDDRRGGYQGDRRDDRRGSYQGDRRDDRRDDRRGGYQGDRRDDRRGGYNSDRRDDRRGGYQGDRRRDDRRDNRGGGQRNDNGMRPDGRRRDHHNGPQRSGYRENRVNDRVNEPEIPADISPKELDPAVRQELRSLSKDNADKVAGHLIMAAALMDSDSVKALAHARAAKERGGRVSITRETLGIAAYHAGEWKEALNELRAARRMAGGPGLLAVMADCERGLGHPEKAIDLGRSEEAAELDPEQRAELAIVVAGAYHDLNEADEALAVLEPETVATDLPEVTSLRVTYAYADALAVAGRTDDARTWFTRAADKDTHGVLDTADRLRELDE